In the Bacillus sp. HSf4 genome, GGAACATACCCTGAACTCGGTGTTCTCCGCCGCCCGAAAAAGCGCCATAAAGACTTGGCATACCACTGCCTGGAAAAAGTCGGGATGGCGTCATTTGCCAAGCGTCAGATCGGCGAACTGTCGGGCGGACAGCAGCAGCGCGTTTTCCTCGCGCGGGCCCTCGCCCAAAATGCGGAGCTGTTTTGCCTTGATGAACCATTCGTCGGCATTGATGTCACAAGCGAAGACATGATTATCGCCATCTTAAAGGAACTGCGTGACGAAGGAAAAACCGTCCTTGTCGTCCATCACGATTTAAGCAAGGCGGACAGCTATTTCAACGAATTAATTTTGCTGAACAAAAAGCTGATTCAAACAGGCCCTGTCACCGACATTCTCAAGCCCGAGGTCATGATGAAAGCTTATGAATCGCAGCTTCCGTTTCTGCAAACAGAAAGGGGGGCCATCTGATGGAATTTATCAGCGGCTTGATGGACTACACCTTTCTGCAAAAATCGCTGTTCACTTCGATGATGGTGGGGATCATCTGCGGTGTGATCGGCTGCTTTATTATCTTACGGGGGATGGCGCTGATGGGTGACGCCATTTCCCACGCCGTCCTCCCAGGTGTCGCCATCTCGTATATGCTCGGCGTCAATTTCTTTTTCGGAGCCGTCTTTACAGGGGTTCTGACGGCACTTGGAATCGGCTATGTCAGCCAAAACAGCAGGATTAAAAACGACTCGGCCATCGGCATCGTCTTTACGGCGTTTTTCGCCATCGGCATTATCTTGATCACACTTGTGAAAAGCTCAAGCGACCTGTACCACATTTTGTTCGGCAACGTCCTGGCCGTCCGTTCATCAGACATGTGGACCACGCTCGTCATCGGCATCATCATTCTCACAGCGGTCTTTTTATTTTATAAAGAACTGCTCATCACGTCTTTCGATCCGACGATGGCTGCCGTC is a window encoding:
- a CDS encoding metal ABC transporter ATP-binding protein, with product MKPAITVKDLYVSYHGTEALHNITFSISQGRMAGIIGPNGAGKSTLLKAVLELIPKDKGDIRLLGKPLKDVRKKIAYVPQRNDMDWTFPINVLDTVLLGTYPELGVLRRPKKRHKDLAYHCLEKVGMASFAKRQIGELSGGQQQRVFLARALAQNAELFCLDEPFVGIDVTSEDMIIAILKELRDEGKTVLVVHHDLSKADSYFNELILLNKKLIQTGPVTDILKPEVMMKAYESQLPFLQTERGAI
- a CDS encoding metal ABC transporter permease; this encodes MEFISGLMDYTFLQKSLFTSMMVGIICGVIGCFIILRGMALMGDAISHAVLPGVAISYMLGVNFFFGAVFTGVLTALGIGYVSQNSRIKNDSAIGIVFTAFFAIGIILITLVKSSSDLYHILFGNVLAVRSSDMWTTLVIGIIILTAVFLFYKELLITSFDPTMAAVYGLPNRLIHYFLMTLLTLVTVASLQTVGIILVVAMLITPAATAYLLTDRLWVMIYMAAFFGALSAVIGLGLSYTYNLSSGAAIVLVATILFGLAFTFSPKQGVLWRSLKSRRKRAELQH